The proteins below come from a single Vanessa tameamea isolate UH-Manoa-2023 chromosome 15, ilVanTame1 primary haplotype, whole genome shotgun sequence genomic window:
- the LOC113399119 gene encoding glycogen synthase kinase-3 beta isoform X9, which translates to MALRPVSEVAARSEPSLLRLLDTDKSGQLSRARHRLSSFCKKLRRSISDVDTPKKTELASEKKTASSHRKDGSKVTTVVATPGQGPDRPQEVSYADMKLIGNGSFGVVYQAKLCDTGELIAIKKVLQDKRFKNRELQIMRRLEHCNIVKLKYFFYSSGEKVAVPDAVSSLLNAMQSLEVAKDEVYLNLVLEYIPETVYKVARHYAKDEQTIPISFIKLYMYQLFRSLAYIHSLGICHRDIKPQNLLLDPKTGVLKLCDFGSAKHLVRGEPNVSYICSRYYRAPELIFGAIDYTTKIDVWSAGCVVAELLLGQPIFPGDSGVDQLVEIIKVLGTPTREQIREMNPNYTEFKFPQIKSHPWAKLMLERLTMPKSATDHQRIRVRLRSLNERSATFYITRTTK; encoded by the exons ATGGCCCTGCGGCCGGTCAGCGAGGTGGCTGCTCGCTCCGAGCCTTCACTGCTGCGTTTACTTGACACAGACAAAAGCGGCCAATTGAGCCGTGCGCGTCATCGCCTTTCTTCTTTTTGTAAGAAATTGCGGCGTTCCATTA GCGACGTGGATACACCTAAAAAGACCGAGCTGGCTTCGGAAAAGAAAACTGCCTCCTCGCATC GCAAGGACGGCTCGAAGGTGACTACCGTGGTAGCGACGCCGGGGCAAGGCCCCGACAGGCCGCAGGAGGTGAGCTATGCCGACATGAAGCTCATCGGTAACGGCAGCTTCGGCGTCGTCTACCAGGCCAAGCTGTGCGACACTGGCGAGCTCATTGCCATCAAGAAGGTGCTCCAGGACAAAAGGTTTAAG AACCGAGAGCTGCAAATCATGCGACGACTGGAGCATTGTAATATTGTCAAGTTGAAATACTTCTTTTACTCAAGCGGAGAAAAG GTGGCAGTGCCCGACGCAGTTAGCTCTCTGCTAAACGCAATGCAGTCTCTAGAAGTCGCA AAAGATGAAGTGTACCTGAATTTGGTGCTGGAGTACATACCAGAGACAGTGTATAAAGTTGCACGTCATTACGCCAAAGATGAACAAACCATACCCATTAGTTTTATAAAG cTGTACATGTACCAGTTGTTCCGAAGCCTCGCGTACATCCACTCGCTGGGCATCTGCCACCGGGACATCAAGCCGCAGAACCTGCTGCTGGACCCGAAGACGGGCGTGCTGAAGCTGTGCGACTTCGGCTCGGCCAAGCACCTCGTGCGCGGCGAGCCCAACGTGTCCTACATCTGCTCGCGGTACTACCGCGCGCCGGAGCTCATCTTCGGCGCCATAGACTATACTACGAAAATTG ACGTATGGAGTGCAGGCTGCGTCGTCGCAGAGCTGTTGCTCGGACAGCCGATATTCCCCGGAGACTCCGGTGTAGACCAGCTCGTTGAAATTATCAAG GTTCTAGGTACTCCAACTCGAGAGCAAATACGCGAAATGAATCCTAACTACACAGAATTCAAGTTTCCACAAATCAAAAGTCATCCTTGGGCAAAG TTAATGTTGGAGAGACTGACGATGCCCAAGTCTGCCACTGACCATCAGCGTATACGAGTAAGATTACGTTCTCTAAACGAGCGGTCGGCAACCTTTTACATCACGCGGACcactaaataa
- the LOC113399119 gene encoding glycogen synthase kinase-3 beta isoform X3 — translation MALRPVSEVAARSEPSLLRLLDTDKSGQLSRARHRLSSFCKKLRRSISDVDTPKKTELASEKKTASSHRKDGSKVTTVVATPGQGPDRPQEVSYADMKLIGNGSFGVVYQAKLCDTGELIAIKKVLQDKRFKNRELQIMRRLEHCNIVKLKYFFYSSGEKKDEVYLNLVLEYIPETVYKVARHYAKDEQTIPISFIKLYMYQLFRSLAYIHSLGICHRDIKPQNLLLDPKTGVLKLCDFGSAKHLVRGEPNVSYICSRYYRAPELIFGAIDYTTKIDVWSAGCVVAELLLGQPIFPGDSGVDQLVEIIKVLGTPTREQIREMNPNYTEFKFPQIKSHPWAKVFRACTPPDAISLVSRLLEYTPGARLSPLQACAHSFFDELREPNARLPNGRPLPPLFNFTEYELAIQPSLNDFLKPRAAPAPDAQAPAAPVAGAAPDHDAPGENAASGPSGGSPGAS, via the exons ATGGCCCTGCGGCCGGTCAGCGAGGTGGCTGCTCGCTCCGAGCCTTCACTGCTGCGTTTACTTGACACAGACAAAAGCGGCCAATTGAGCCGTGCGCGTCATCGCCTTTCTTCTTTTTGTAAGAAATTGCGGCGTTCCATTA GCGACGTGGATACACCTAAAAAGACCGAGCTGGCTTCGGAAAAGAAAACTGCCTCCTCGCATC GCAAGGACGGCTCGAAGGTGACTACCGTGGTAGCGACGCCGGGGCAAGGCCCCGACAGGCCGCAGGAGGTGAGCTATGCCGACATGAAGCTCATCGGTAACGGCAGCTTCGGCGTCGTCTACCAGGCCAAGCTGTGCGACACTGGCGAGCTCATTGCCATCAAGAAGGTGCTCCAGGACAAAAGGTTTAAG AACCGAGAGCTGCAAATCATGCGACGACTGGAGCATTGTAATATTGTCAAGTTGAAATACTTCTTTTACTCAAGCGGAGAAAAG AAAGATGAAGTGTACCTGAATTTGGTGCTGGAGTACATACCAGAGACAGTGTATAAAGTTGCACGTCATTACGCCAAAGATGAACAAACCATACCCATTAGTTTTATAAAG cTGTACATGTACCAGTTGTTCCGAAGCCTCGCGTACATCCACTCGCTGGGCATCTGCCACCGGGACATCAAGCCGCAGAACCTGCTGCTGGACCCGAAGACGGGCGTGCTGAAGCTGTGCGACTTCGGCTCGGCCAAGCACCTCGTGCGCGGCGAGCCCAACGTGTCCTACATCTGCTCGCGGTACTACCGCGCGCCGGAGCTCATCTTCGGCGCCATAGACTATACTACGAAAATTG ACGTATGGAGTGCAGGCTGCGTCGTCGCAGAGCTGTTGCTCGGACAGCCGATATTCCCCGGAGACTCCGGTGTAGACCAGCTCGTTGAAATTATCAAG GTTCTAGGTACTCCAACTCGAGAGCAAATACGCGAAATGAATCCTAACTACACAGAATTCAAGTTTCCACAAATCAAAAGTCATCCTTGGGCAAAG GTGTTCCGCGCGTGCACGCCGCCGGACGCCATCTCGCTGGTGTCGCGCCTGCTGGAGTACACGCCGGGCGCGCGCCTGTCGCCGCTGCAGGCGTGCGCGCACAGCTTCTTCGACGAGCTGCGCGAGCCCAACGCGCGCCTGCCCAACGGCCGCCCGCTGCCGCCGCTCTTCAACTTCACGGAGTACGAGCTGGCCATCCAGCCCTCGCTCAACGACTTCCTCAagccgcgcgccgcgcccgcgcccgacGCGCaggcgcccgccgcgcccgtcGCCGGCGCCGCGCCCGACCACGACGCGCCAG GCGAGAACGCGGCGAGTGGGCCCAGCGGCGGCTCCCCGGGCGCGTCGTAG